The sequence below is a genomic window from Sphingobium sp. EP60837.
GGGGGAGGCGGTGCGGCTGTCCGGGCACGGGTTGCTGCGGCGCTGGATGAACGACCTTGGGCTGCGGAGGCGGGGAGGGGTGGGCTATGAGCGCGGAAGTGGTGGTGCGGGCTACGGTGGTTGCGGCGCTGCGCGGCGATGCTGAACTGATGGCGGGGCTCAATGGCCTGTTTGATGGGCTGCCGGTGCGGGCGAGCGTGCCCTATGCGGTGGTGGGTGAGTGCATCGCTGGCGACTGGGGCGCGAAGGAACTGGAGGGACGCGAGTTGCGGCTGTCGATCAGCTTGCATGATGCGGGGGAGACGCCGGAGCGGCTGGCGGCGGTGCTTGGGCGGATTGATCCGGTGGTGCAGGGGGTGGATGCGAGCGCGGGAGGATGGCGGATTGTTGGCGTGCGGCTGATCCGGTCGAGGGTGATGAAGGCGCGCGAGAAGGATGGGTGGCAGGCGATGGTGGATTACCGGCTGCGGGTGGTGGCGTCTTGAAATAGCGCGAGGGTTAATCTCCCTTCGGCCTGTTCGAATAAGTCACCTGCCTCATTCGAAAGTCGAAGGCTGCGCGTAACGCCCTTCGACAGGCTCAGGGCGAACGGAGGTTGAGTGAGCGTGTCGCTCAACGCGTCCATTGTCGTGCGAACTGCGCATGCCTTTTCTCGACTGCGCTCGAAAGGAACAGATGTGGCGCTGACGGACGCGTTAGAACCTTAACCGCCAGGCTTGGAATAATCCTCGAATTCGCCGGTGATCTTGTCGACATATTCGGCGATCTGGTCGTCGGCGTCGGCCTGGGCATCCTTGTCCGACATGCCGCCGGACTTGTCGTCGGCGACGATGGCGGCGCGGAATACGGTTTCCTTCGCGCTGCACTTGGATTTTAGCGTGGATTGGAAGTCACTGAGAGTGGCCTTCTTGTCCAGCGCGGGCTGGATCTCTTTCGCCAGGCATTCCGAATAAGCCTTGCGGCCTGAGCCGACTGCGTCGCCGCTCTGCGGGGCAGCGGCCAGCATCAACATGAGGGGAGCTGCAACAAGCATTCAAACCTCTCCAAATCCCGATTCTGACACGGTTTATCTTACAGGAGAATGCTTCATGGGCGTGGAAAAAGGAAGTGCGTTTCTATTGAAAGTAGGCGATGGCGGGGCTCCGGTGGCCTATGCGACGGTGGCGGGCATGCGCACGACGCAGCTGTCGGTGAATGGCGAGGCGGTGAACGTCACGTCGAAGGATTCAGGCGGCTGGCGTGAATTGCTTTCGGGCGCGGGCGTGCGTTCCGTCAGCGTGTCGGCGGCGGGGATATTCACCGGGTCGGCGGCGGAAGTCCGCATCCGTAATCATGCGCTTGCGGGCACGATCGAGCAGTTTGAACTCAGTTTCGAGAGCGGCGAGCGGATGCGTGGGCGCTTCCTGGTGACGCGGCTCGACTATGCGGGCGATTATAATGGCGAGCGCAACTATGCGCTGAGCCTGGAAAGCTCCGGCCCGGTGGTGTCCGAATGAGCGGGGCGGTGAATAGCGCGAGGGGCGAGGCTGCGCTGGAACTGGGCGGCGAGACGCTGCGGTTGCGGCCGAGCTTTGCGGCTCTGGTGGCGGCCGAGGAGGAACCGGGGCCGCTGTTCGAGCTGGTCGATCGAGCGGCGGACGGGAAGCTGTCGCTGTCCGATATTGCGGCGCTGTTCTGGCATTGCCTGGTCGATCCGCCGGGTGGGCTGACGCGTGAGGCGTTGGGCGAGGCGATCGTCGAGGCGGGGCTGGCGAAGCTGTCGCCGGTGCTGCGGGGCATTCTCAAACAGATTTTGGGGGGGCGATGAGCTTTTTCAAAGCGGCGGCGCGGCTGGCTGGCGTCGCGGGATGGCTGCTGGGCTGGCGGCCGGATGAGTTCTGGCGATCGACGCCGGTTGAACTGGAGGCGGTGCTGCGCGCGGCGCGGGGCGAGGAGGAGCCGGATGTGGGGATGGATGTGGGGGAGTTGGAGCGGTTGAGGGCGGTGATGCCGGATTGAGGCTTGAGGTGGGCGCGTGGGGCCTGCCCCACCCCACCCCAACCCCTCCCCTCAAGGGGAGGGGCTTTTTGTGATTCCTGGAGGGTGGGATGGACGAGGAAATCGAGACGCTGGTGGTGCGGGTCCGGGCGGATACGCAGGGCTTGTCGCGCGATGTGGAGGCGATGCGGGGGGAGTTGGAAGGGCCGCTGGCTTCGGGTGCGGAGCGGGCGGGGCGGCGGATCGAGCAGGGGCTGTTGCGCGCGGTACGGAGCGGGCGGTTCGGCTTTGAGGAGCTGAAGCAGGTTGCGCTGTCAGTGCTGGAAGAGATTGCGGCGGGTGCGGTGCGATCGGGCGCGGGCAGCGTCGGGGGCGTGGGTGGGTCCTTGCTGACGCTGGCGGGGGCGGCGCTTGGGCTTCCGGGCCGGGCGACGGGTGGGCCGGTCGCGCCGGGGCGGGCCTATGTCGTGGGCGAGCGGGGGCCGGAACTGTTCGTGCCTACGGCCAGCGGACAGGTCGTCGCGCATGGCGGCGGTGGCGGACGCGATGTGCGCGTGAACATCGCCGTGCAGGGACGCGGCGAGGGATGGGACAATGCCCGGCTGCTGGCGCGGAGCGCGCGGCAGGTAGCGCGGGCGGTCAAGGGGGCGCTGAACGGATGAGTGGGCTTGGCTTTTGGCTGGCGGATGCGCGGCGGGGGCAGGAGGAGCGCTTCATGAAGCGCTTTGCCCCGACGCATTGGACCGTCAATTTTCCCCGGCCGGTGATGGCAAGCGTCGTGACCAGCGCGGCGGATGCGCTTCGGGTCGATGCGGTCTTTTACGGGTCGGGCGATCTGGCGGGGCTGATCTGGGAAGCCGAGGACAAGTGGAGTCATCCTCTACTGGCCTATGAAACGGCGCGGGATTTCCGGGACTGCGTGCTGCGGTTCCGTTGGCGCAGCGGGGGGATCAAGCGGCTGGATGAAGTGCATGGGCCGACGCTGACGATCGAGGGGCGCGATGCGGCGGGCAATCCGCGGTCCTGGTATGTGCGGCTGTGGAACTATGCCAGCGGATCGGCGGAAGATGCGCAGATCGTGCTGGATTTTTCCGCGATCAGTGGCGGCTTCCTGCTGCCGGGCGAGGCCGATCCAGTGTGGGCGGGCGATGTGGACCGGATGTTCATCTCGCTCGCGCCGCCCGGCTATGATGCGGGCAGCACGCCTTTTGCGGCGGGGGTAGAGGGCTGGGCGGAGCTTTCCGGGATGCGCTGCGACGGGGCGGGGTCCGTGCTGAGCGTCGGGGATGTGATGGTGCCCGAGCATGGGCTGTCGATGGCGACGGGCTATGACGATTGTTTCAACCAGACGCCGGAGCGGATCGTCGCGGCGATCCATGCGCTCGGCTATCGCGGCGACATCAATCATTATGTGGGGATGAGCCATTATTTCCGGCTCGAGCCGCTGGGCGGGGGATTTTACGTCAGCCTTGCCGGTGGCGTGCTGAATACGCCCTGCGCGGCCTGGCACGCGGACTTTGCGCGACGCTCCAAGGCGTTGGGGCTGGGGGTGATCTGGTCGCTATCCTATGAACTGCTGGACGCGCATTGCTGGAACGACTGGAAACAGCGGGCGGAGAATGGCGATCCGGCGCTGACCGGATGGGAGCCGCCATCGACCTTGCTGTCGCCCGCGCATGACGGGGCGATGAGCTATTTGCGGCTGGTGGCGGGCGCCTTTGTTTCCATCGGTTTGGGCGCAGGGATTCCGATCAAGTTTCAGGTGGGCGAGCCCTGGTGGTGGGTGATGCCTGCTGATGGGCGCATCTGCATCTATGATGATGCGGCGCGGGCGGCTTTTGGCGGGAGTCCGGTGTCTGTTCCCGATGTTCGCGGCGTGCTGAACGGGGCGCAGAAGGCGTTGCTGGATCAGGCGGGGGCAGTCCTTGCCGCATCGACGGCGGCGCTTTGTGCATGGGTGAAGGGGATCGCGCCAGACGCGGTGACGCATCTGCTGGCCTATCTTCCCACCGTACTCGATCCGCTGGCGCCAGAGGCCAAGCGGGCGAACATGCCGGTCGGCTGGGCTTCGCCTGCCTTCGATGTGCTGCAGCTGGAAGATTATGACTGGGTGACGGAGGGGCGGCCGAGCCGCACGGCGCGCGGGGTCGAACTGGCGACGGCGCGGCTCGGCTATCCGGTCGATGAGCAGCATTATTTTTCGGGTTTCGTCCTGCTGGCGGAGCATGTCGGGCAGTGGCGGCGGATTGCAGAGGCGGCGGAGGCGTCGGTGAAGCGCGGGACGGCGGCGACTTTCATCTGGGCGCTGCCGCAGGTGGCGCGGGATGGCTTCACCTGCTTCAGACTTCAGGGGGACGATAATATGCAAGCCTTTGATGATGTAGCCTTTCCGCTCAGCATTGGGCGGGAGGCGAGCCTGGCGCCGGCTTTTTCGACGCAGATCGTGGAGAGCCCTTCCGGGCATGAGCGGCGGAGCAGCGATTGGGCGGATGCGCGGCTGTCCTTCGACGCGGGGCCGGGGGTGCGGTCCGAGGCGGATATTGGCGCACTGATCGCTTTCTTCCGCGCGCGACGGGGGGCAGCGCGGGGTTTTCGTTTCACCGATCCCTATGATGATCGCAGCTGCGGGGTTGGCGCGGTGCCGGGGGCGCTCGACCAGCGGCTGGGAATTGGTGACGGGGTGCGGACCGAGTTTCCGCTGCAGCGCTATTATGGCGAGGGTGAGGAAGCGCAGG
It includes:
- a CDS encoding phage tail tube protein, coding for MGVEKGSAFLLKVGDGGAPVAYATVAGMRTTQLSVNGEAVNVTSKDSGGWRELLSGAGVRSVSVSAAGIFTGSAAEVRIRNHALAGTIEQFELSFESGERMRGRFLVTRLDYAGDYNGERNYALSLESSGPVVSE
- a CDS encoding gene transfer agent family protein, whose amino-acid sequence is MSGAVNSARGEAALELGGETLRLRPSFAALVAAEEEPGPLFELVDRAADGKLSLSDIAALFWHCLVDPPGGLTREALGEAIVEAGLAKLSPVLRGILKQILGGR
- a CDS encoding phage tail assembly chaperone, whose product is MSFFKAAARLAGVAGWLLGWRPDEFWRSTPVELEAVLRAARGEEEPDVGMDVGELERLRAVMPD
- a CDS encoding tail tape measure protein produces the protein MDEEIETLVVRVRADTQGLSRDVEAMRGELEGPLASGAERAGRRIEQGLLRAVRSGRFGFEELKQVALSVLEEIAAGAVRSGAGSVGGVGGSLLTLAGAALGLPGRATGGPVAPGRAYVVGERGPELFVPTASGQVVAHGGGGGRDVRVNIAVQGRGEGWDNARLLARSARQVARAVKGALNG
- a CDS encoding DUF2460 domain-containing protein, which encodes MSGLGFWLADARRGQEERFMKRFAPTHWTVNFPRPVMASVVTSAADALRVDAVFYGSGDLAGLIWEAEDKWSHPLLAYETARDFRDCVLRFRWRSGGIKRLDEVHGPTLTIEGRDAAGNPRSWYVRLWNYASGSAEDAQIVLDFSAISGGFLLPGEADPVWAGDVDRMFISLAPPGYDAGSTPFAAGVEGWAELSGMRCDGAGSVLSVGDVMVPEHGLSMATGYDDCFNQTPERIVAAIHALGYRGDINHYVGMSHYFRLEPLGGGFYVSLAGGVLNTPCAAWHADFARRSKALGLGVIWSLSYELLDAHCWNDWKQRAENGDPALTGWEPPSTLLSPAHDGAMSYLRLVAGAFVSIGLGAGIPIKFQVGEPWWWVMPADGRICIYDDAARAAFGGSPVSVPDVRGVLNGAQKALLDQAGAVLAASTAALCAWVKGIAPDAVTHLLAYLPTVLDPLAPEAKRANMPVGWASPAFDVLQLEDYDWVTEGRPSRTARGVELATARLGYPVDEQHYFSGFVLLAEHVGQWRRIAEAAEASVKRGTAATFIWALPQVARDGFTCFRLQGDDNMQAFDDVAFPLSIGREASLAPAFSTQIVESPSGHERRSSDWADARLSFDAGPGVRSEADIGALIAFFRARRGAARGFRFTDPYDDRSCGVGAVPGALDQRLGIGDGVRTEFPLQRYYGEGEEAQVRRITRPVAGSIRVAVDGVELTDGWSHAGLGVIAFDAAPEEGAVLTAGFRFDVPVRFAEDRLDINRATFAAGEAPSVPLVEIRE
- a CDS encoding DUF3168 domain-containing protein, whose translation is MSAEVVVRATVVAALRGDAELMAGLNGLFDGLPVRASVPYAVVGECIAGDWGAKELEGRELRLSISLHDAGETPERLAAVLGRIDPVVQGVDASAGGWRIVGVRLIRSRVMKAREKDGWQAMVDYRLRVVAS